A region of Alteromonadaceae bacterium 2753L.S.0a.02 DNA encodes the following proteins:
- a CDS encoding translation elongation factor 2 (EF-2/EF-G), whose protein sequence is MNQTISTRNIAFAGHAGSGKTSLIERILFETKAIPVMGELERGTTVSDSDEQSKALQHSVETSICSFDYNKNHVNLIDTPGYPDFVGRTISILPAVESVAVVIDANAGIEMVTERIMEVAAQRKKCRLIVVNKIDALEYDVSELINALQAQFGNECLPLNLPTPGHESVVDCYFEPVKTKTEFCSVTQAHDNLVDQVVEVDEELMALYLEQGEDLSPEQLHDPFEKALRSQHLVPICFVSARTGAGIDQLLRVLSELMPNPTEGNTPLFLNGEKPISVTESAEDHVLAHVFKVSVDPFMGRVAYLRVHQGTLTPESQLYIGEARKTFKVAHLFKVQGAKRDEIAAAIPGDICAIAKVEDAEFDTVLHDSHDDDHIHLKSLAFPAPMYGLAVRPTRRGDEQRLSDTLKKLAAEDPSLRIEHRVNLNETVIHGVGEFHLRIVLEKMEKTFNVTADTQQPTIDYRETITKPAKGHFRHKKQTGGAGQFGEVYLEIEPLERGEGFEFVDKVVGGVIPGQFIPAVEKGVRQILEEGAVAGFPLQDVRVSVYDGKHHPVDSKEIAFVAAGRKAFLDAITKADAIVLEPIVNLSILAPASAMGDITGDISSHRGVVTNATTNINERVQITARMPLAEIFDYQSRIKSMTGGEGSFTVEFSRYDPAPPKQQQALSKDFKVAEFAT, encoded by the coding sequence ATGAACCAAACAATTTCTACCAGGAATATTGCATTTGCCGGCCACGCTGGCAGTGGTAAAACCAGCCTTATTGAACGCATCCTGTTCGAGACCAAAGCCATTCCAGTTATGGGGGAACTCGAACGGGGAACGACGGTTAGCGATTCGGATGAGCAATCCAAGGCATTGCAACATTCCGTTGAAACCAGCATATGCAGCTTTGACTATAACAAAAATCACGTAAACCTTATTGATACTCCCGGGTACCCCGATTTTGTGGGGCGCACGATCAGTATTCTGCCTGCGGTGGAAAGTGTCGCCGTGGTAATAGACGCTAACGCCGGTATTGAGATGGTCACCGAACGTATCATGGAGGTTGCCGCACAACGTAAAAAGTGTCGCTTGATTGTGGTGAATAAAATCGATGCCCTCGAATACGATGTTTCTGAGTTGATAAATGCCCTTCAAGCGCAATTTGGTAATGAATGTCTACCGCTCAATTTACCCACTCCGGGCCATGAATCTGTCGTGGACTGCTACTTCGAACCGGTAAAAACGAAAACCGAATTTTGCAGCGTAACCCAGGCCCATGACAATCTTGTTGATCAGGTGGTGGAAGTGGATGAGGAGTTAATGGCGCTGTATCTTGAACAGGGCGAAGACCTCAGCCCCGAACAACTCCACGACCCATTTGAGAAGGCATTGCGCAGTCAGCATCTGGTTCCCATCTGTTTTGTTTCCGCGCGCACAGGTGCAGGCATCGACCAGTTATTACGTGTTTTGAGTGAATTGATGCCGAACCCGACCGAAGGCAACACCCCCTTATTTCTCAATGGCGAAAAGCCAATCTCGGTTACCGAGAGCGCAGAAGATCATGTGCTGGCACATGTATTCAAAGTATCGGTCGACCCTTTCATGGGGCGAGTCGCCTATCTACGAGTGCACCAAGGCACCCTCACCCCAGAGAGTCAGCTCTACATTGGCGAAGCCCGTAAAACATTTAAAGTGGCGCACCTTTTTAAAGTACAGGGGGCAAAACGCGACGAAATTGCAGCGGCAATTCCCGGTGATATCTGTGCAATCGCCAAGGTCGAAGACGCGGAATTCGACACTGTTTTACACGATTCACACGACGACGATCACATCCATCTTAAATCGCTCGCTTTCCCCGCACCGATGTACGGCCTCGCAGTGCGACCCACACGACGCGGCGATGAACAGCGGCTCTCCGATACCCTGAAAAAACTCGCAGCAGAAGATCCCAGCCTGCGCATCGAACACCGCGTGAATCTCAATGAAACCGTTATTCACGGCGTGGGCGAATTTCATCTGAGAATCGTGCTGGAGAAAATGGAAAAAACTTTTAACGTAACCGCAGACACCCAGCAGCCAACCATCGATTACCGAGAAACCATAACCAAACCCGCCAAGGGCCACTTCCGCCATAAAAAGCAAACCGGTGGCGCGGGCCAGTTCGGAGAGGTTTATCTAGAAATCGAACCCTTGGAGCGCGGTGAAGGCTTTGAATTTGTCGACAAGGTTGTGGGTGGTGTAATTCCCGGGCAGTTTATTCCAGCGGTAGAGAAAGGTGTACGGCAGATTCTTGAAGAAGGTGCGGTTGCAGGCTTCCCGCTACAAGACGTACGAGTGAGCGTTTATGACGGTAAACATCACCCGGTTGATTCGAAAGAAATTGCGTTTGTGGCTGCAGGCCGTAAAGCATTCCTCGATGCCATCACCAAAGCCGACGCCATTGTTCTCGAACCGATTGTTAATTTATCGATTCTGGCACCGGCTTCGGCAATGGGTGACATCACTGGCGATATATCGTCACACCGCGGTGTGGTGACTAATGCCACCACAAATATTAACGAAAGAGTACAGATTACTGCCCGCATGCCATTGGCAGAAATATTCGATTATCAGTCACGTATTAAATCGATGACCGGCGGCGAAGGCAGTTTCACTGTGGAATTCAGCCGTTACGATCCAGCGCCCCCGAAACAACAACAGGCCCTCAGCAAAGATTTCAAAGTCGCCGAATTCGCCACCTAA
- a CDS encoding putative circularly permuted ATP-grasp superfamily protein, with product MPQSEPSPILPPELVYSPSSDAADEVYEANGKPRAHWQYLLEALRALGPEAMAERQNKAARILRDDGATYNIYGEDSKPGRTWELDLVPALLSSEEWGHIESGLLERAELFNAILKDLYGDRELIRHGILPSEALFAHGGFLRPCHGVTTPGEHELIIHAVDMMRTEDGEIFVLTDRTQAPSGMGYALENRTVMSRVLPSLFRDSQVHRLAAFFQRLRHKLTSLSVNHDQPRVALLTPGAHNETYFEHAYLANYLGFSLVQSGDLVVRNGFVWMRSLDGLSRVDVILRRVDDWYCDPVELRSDSQLGVPGLLEVVRAGRVAIANPLGSGVLENPVLLKYLPAISKSLLGREPRMRSVSTYWCGDPKDLKYVLANLENLVIKPIYRGRGEVSTRVQDLTTPQREALIAQIKANPMQFVAQPMMNACHLPAFVNGTLQPRPAIMRSFAVGSDTSYLLMPGGLTRVGTEENGFLIAGQAGSQSKDTWVIASEPERATVGDKASDVGSAEAQLISLPSRVVENLFWMGRYAERAEASMRILRTVFIKLNGEEPVSTVSRKHLLETVTGITATLPGFKGCEDSLLKHPEDELLLVAKDPHRIGSVYHSLTSMLQSADESKELLSSDTLRVINDIRDALDTLEDSLVGGLGSAPEEALDPLVTALMALAGLSQESMVRGVGWQFMDIGRRIERAMQTVCAMEHLLVPVLAENDQIALIEALLISVEALISYRRRYRARMGVTQVMELVMMDTSNPRSLLYQLDQLKAHIASLPLAKTTIELTPEQRLILECETSVRLSLLSELAEDEDQDERENLNALLSKLKELLGSLSNVISDKYFDHRIGPQQLVHKPWDER from the coding sequence GTGCCCCAGTCAGAACCGTCACCCATACTGCCGCCCGAGCTGGTGTACAGCCCCAGCAGCGATGCTGCTGACGAAGTGTACGAAGCCAACGGCAAGCCTCGCGCCCACTGGCAGTATTTGTTAGAGGCCCTGCGTGCGCTGGGCCCGGAGGCCATGGCGGAACGACAGAACAAAGCTGCGCGCATTCTGCGCGACGACGGTGCCACCTACAATATTTACGGCGAAGATTCTAAACCCGGTCGGACCTGGGAGTTGGATCTGGTGCCCGCGCTGCTCAGCAGCGAGGAATGGGGCCATATTGAATCCGGTTTATTGGAACGCGCCGAACTGTTCAATGCCATTTTGAAAGACCTCTACGGCGACCGTGAATTGATCCGCCACGGCATTCTTCCCTCGGAAGCACTTTTCGCCCATGGCGGTTTTCTGCGCCCGTGCCATGGCGTCACCACTCCCGGGGAACACGAGTTAATTATTCACGCCGTCGATATGATGCGCACCGAAGACGGCGAGATATTTGTTCTTACCGATCGTACCCAGGCGCCCAGTGGTATGGGCTATGCGCTTGAAAATCGCACAGTGATGTCACGCGTGCTGCCCAGCCTGTTTCGCGATAGCCAGGTACATCGCCTCGCAGCATTTTTTCAACGCTTGCGTCACAAACTTACATCGCTGTCGGTTAATCACGATCAGCCAAGGGTCGCCCTGCTAACCCCCGGTGCACACAACGAAACTTATTTTGAACACGCCTACCTCGCCAACTATCTCGGCTTCTCGCTGGTGCAAAGTGGCGATTTGGTGGTCCGCAACGGCTTTGTCTGGATGCGTTCACTGGATGGCCTGAGCCGTGTAGATGTCATCCTAAGACGCGTCGATGACTGGTATTGCGACCCAGTTGAACTGCGCAGTGACTCGCAACTGGGTGTACCCGGCCTGCTGGAAGTGGTGCGCGCCGGTCGTGTCGCAATTGCCAATCCGCTGGGTTCAGGCGTACTCGAAAATCCGGTGCTGCTTAAATATTTACCGGCAATCAGCAAGTCGTTGCTGGGGCGGGAACCTCGTATGAGGTCAGTCAGCACTTACTGGTGTGGTGACCCAAAAGATCTCAAATATGTGCTCGCCAATCTCGAAAATCTTGTTATAAAACCCATCTATCGCGGCCGCGGCGAGGTCAGTACCCGGGTCCAGGATCTGACAACGCCACAACGCGAAGCGTTGATTGCGCAAATTAAAGCAAACCCGATGCAATTCGTGGCGCAGCCGATGATGAACGCCTGCCATCTGCCGGCCTTCGTAAATGGTACCTTGCAACCGCGCCCGGCCATTATGCGCAGCTTCGCAGTAGGTAGCGATACCTCCTACCTGCTGATGCCTGGCGGCTTAACCCGTGTCGGCACCGAAGAGAATGGCTTTCTGATTGCTGGACAGGCAGGCTCGCAAAGTAAAGATACCTGGGTGATTGCCTCCGAACCTGAACGTGCGACCGTGGGCGACAAAGCCAGCGACGTCGGGTCTGCTGAAGCACAATTGATAAGCTTACCCAGTCGCGTGGTGGAAAACCTGTTCTGGATGGGCCGCTATGCGGAACGCGCCGAAGCATCAATGCGAATTCTGCGTACGGTGTTCATCAAACTCAATGGTGAAGAACCCGTATCTACCGTAAGCCGCAAGCATCTACTCGAGACCGTAACGGGCATAACAGCAACTTTGCCAGGGTTTAAAGGTTGTGAAGACAGTCTTCTGAAACACCCGGAAGATGAGCTGTTACTGGTTGCCAAAGATCCTCACCGCATCGGCAGCGTGTATCACAGCCTCACCAGCATGCTTCAAAGTGCTGACGAGTCTAAGGAATTGTTATCTTCTGATACCTTGCGGGTCATTAACGATATTCGTGATGCGCTCGACACCCTCGAAGATTCCCTTGTCGGCGGTTTGGGTTCTGCGCCGGAGGAAGCTCTCGACCCACTGGTAACCGCACTCATGGCCTTGGCCGGCCTGTCACAAGAAAGCATGGTGCGCGGTGTGGGTTGGCAATTCATGGACATAGGCAGACGCATCGAACGCGCCATGCAAACTGTTTGTGCCATGGAGCACTTGCTGGTGCCAGTGCTGGCGGAAAACGACCAGATTGCGCTCATCGAAGCCCTGCTTATTTCAGTGGAAGCGCTTATCAGTTATCGCCGACGCTACCGCGCGCGCATGGGGGTCACACAAGTGATGGAACTGGTGATGATGGACACATCCAATCCCCGTTCTTTGTTGTATCAACTCGATCAATTAAAAGCACACATTGCGTCTCTGCCTCTGGCAAAAACAACTATCGAATTAACCCCGGAGCAGCGCTTGATTTTGGAATGCGAAACCTCTGTGCGCCTCTCGCTCTTATCCGAACTGGCGGAAGACGAAGACCAGGACGAACGTGAAAACCTCAACGCTTTGCTGTCAAAATTAAAAGAACTGTTAGGTAGTTTAAGTAACGTGATAAGCGATAAGTATTTCGATCACCGCATTGGGCCACAACAGTTGGTTCACAAACCCTGGGATGAGCGATGA